AAatgaatggaattaaataacattgattggatgctttaaaataaaggaaggcCTTCacattacattaaaaaaagaactttttttttttttttttcacattacataaaaagaaaacttttttttttcttctgaattGTCTCCTTAAGAAGTCATTTTATTTACTTTAACTATCCAGTTTTAACATATACCTTACATTCTactctttattttgttaaacattaatatattctcttttttctctaggaaaggtttcaaattaattaaattaacaacTAGGTACACGATCCCTTACTAAATTGTTTAAAAGGAAAGGTGGAGCATCCTCCAATCAAACATGGGGTGTATTGAATTCTCTTGAATGATTGGCTAAAAAATGAGCTACTTTAGTACCCTTGTAAAGAACATGTCTAAATTGTACAAATCAAGTCAAATTGGGTTTGTGAATGACTTGCCACTTGACCTAATTGGATCGCATGAATGGACAATGGACTCATTATCGACCAAATAGTCGGGTCGGATGCAAATGGCTAGGGTTGTTCGTTGGGTGAGTTTGATTTGTCTATTGAGCGGGTTTTGGCTACAAATTGGGCTTAACTTTAGGtttgttaggattttttttggggtctttTTAGTGCAAAATAATGGGCTTGCTAGATTAGTTTTATTTCAATGTTTTTTAGCTTGTAAATATATCTCTTGGGCTTGTTGGATTGGCCATTTTTGGGTTAACTTATTTTAGCTTAGGCTTTCATACCAAACACttgcattatttttatatatctatTGGGCATTTTGGCCAGACCAGTCTAGTTTTATTCTTTCccatgtatttaaaataaaaaaataaacacacatAAGGCTGGGCTAGGAAAGAAAAATGCATACCACTTGTCCATTTATAAAAACAAGCACCTATACAATAACAAGCTATAGTCTAGGCAATAAGCTTGTAGCCCaaaaacacaattaaaaaaaaaaaaaaaaaaaaactatagctTTGGCAGTAAGCCAGTAacttgaaaccaaaaaaaaaaaaaaattcttactacTTCTTAAACTGCCAAATTAATATCTCAAAAACATAATCAATCTTTCACCACAACCACATAACAAGCAACAAATCATAGCTTGACAACAAATAGTACTACAATATTTCtactagtatatataattagtaaggCAATGAAGGCAACATATCAGTAAGGTAATAACCACCATAGTAAACCACCAAATTAGTATGGGCGCTAGGTAGTTAGTTAGCTACAATATTCCCAAAAGTATTTATAATTAGTTACAACTATGAAATACCTAAAGTATTTCCAAAATAGCTAGGATTGAATGACAACTACtctataagagcattcacattagcaggtgtataatagaaaaagttgtcaaatttacatatttttcttcaaaaatactCCACATCAGTCCTATTAAAACACTGTAGCTTTATATcctaatatttttattgatttatcattatttcatctctctctctcaaataaacccaaccaccaccaccacaagtCATAATCTAGATCATCCTATCACACAACCCAATCGACCCACCAACCagaaaacccaaattaaatCAATCGGTAGCTTAAACCcatcaacccaaacccaaaatcaaatccaaTCGACaacacaaaagaagaagaagaagaagaagaagaagaagaagcaacgATGAAGAACAACCTAAATCAAACCCAACGAAGATCCTATATCAAAAACATCACTGCCCACCCAACACTGTAAcccaaagaagagagagagagagagagagagagagagtgtgtgtgtgtgtgtgtgcgcttTGATTAGGTAGGagatataataataacaaaaagaataaaaaataattatttaaagaaaatagagtGTATAATAGAAAATCTGATGTGAGTATTTTTGCAAAGTAGTttggtaaaatagaaaaaaaaaaaaaagtggattttatgctaaaatagatggAAAATCTTAAACATATTAAAAGTTATCACTATGcattaatgcattttttttggaaacagaaGCATTCCATTCAATTAAATAGAGAAATTAGAATCTTGGTACAAAGCTTCCCTAACTATTGGAggaacatcttccatccaaaACAAATCATGACTAATATTCCTAGCAAATTGAGTTAACTCATGAGCAACCCTATTCCTCCCTCTCTTAGTACATTCAATCATTACCCATTGCAAATTCCCAATCAAATGATGAATATCCCAAATTACATTCCCAAGCATAGAATGATCATCCTGTGTAGCTGAAATAGCTTTCATAACAGAGCCATTATCCCCTTCAATGACTAATTCAGAGAAGCCTGCATCTATAGCAAATTCAATAGCTTTTCTACATGCAAGTAACTCAGCTTCCTCGCTGCAAAATACCTCAGGTCCCTTAGCTGCCATGGCTGCTATAATCTCACCTTTTTTGTTCCGGATGACTGCTCCAAAGCCAAAGCTGTTGAGGGTCGAAAACAAGGCTGCATCAAAATTAAGTTTGAAGACCGAGGGTGGAGGGGGTTGCTAGGTATTTCGAGTAGACCGCCTTCCATGTGCAGGCCCCATCAGAGCTGATGTAGTCCGAAACTCCTCAAGAAACTCGCTTGCCCGATTATTCAACCACCCCAAATCATGGAACTTACCTCCATGCACAACCTGATTCATTTGATTCCAAATCAACCATGCTTGGACTAGCACTACCTCCATATCTTAAGACTTAACCCGATCCAACAAATATTCTATTAATTGAACCATATTAGCCATACCCTACCCTCCtttttgcagaatttttaagcttccccccccccccccccacatcTCTAGCCACATCACACTCCCAAAGAGCATGGACAACTAATTCTGGAAACCTCAAACAAATTGGGCACATCGTATCATCTATGACTCTTCTCTTTGACAGGTTCAACTTTGTTGGCAAGATTTCATTACAAGCTCTCCACCCAAACACCTTAATTTTATTAGGAATTCGAAACTTTCAAAGTGCGGCCCAAATTCCCTTCCCAATACAGCCCCTAGAACTCTCGGCTACCCTTCCTCCTTTCAAAACTTCCCTAGCCACCTTGTATGCAGATTTCACAGTAAACATCCAGTGGCgactccaagaaattttttCAGGGTGTTCCTCAACAAGCATAAAtaacacaatctaataaaaagaaaattttatatattgacaacaacaacaataaaaaaaacacgcaaatacataaaatttacaattgccttTTACGAGTTTTCATATCTTGAAATCGctgcatgatagtctcattatcaatgctacaagctacatcttttttaatatacacaaccaagcaatcattcatccattGATCTCCCATTCGATTGCGCatttcattctttatatatttcattcctgaaaaacttctttctactgTTGCAGTAGCAACTGGAAGGGTCAAAGCTAACTTCACAAGCAAATAGACTAATGGATACGTCTCATGCTTCCTTGTGCTCACTAACTTTTCAGCAAGTTTCCTAACTCCTTGAAACTCTAAAAAGAAGTCATTGCTGTGCATATCAAAAATGTAATTCTGAAGTTGAGAGTCAAGTGCCAAAATATTTGTCCCAAGAAAATCAGAGGGATAGAACTTAGCTAGACGTACTTCCTTATGGAAAGCCACAAATGAATTACTTGGATTCAAGCAAGCCATACAAAGTAGCAAATCGGTATTCACCTCAGAAAAACGATTGTTAAGCTCTTGAAGTTGCATATCTATGACTGTGTAGAATAGCTCAACAAgataatgatgtaaatttgtattttgttgagTGTTGCGTCGCGGCCTCCcactaactacaaatatttcattcATGTTCAAGATAGAAATATCATGTATGGTACAAAATGAAGACACTTCAGTCAATAAAGATTCTCATTCATCATCTCTTATCACTTGCAATCGTTGCTTAAACACTTTAACAAGATCCATAGCATTTACTAtatcctgatttttttttttgcaatactattgacaactcatttgtgatccctaaaatatttttcatcaagtgtagagtaaagataaattcaaaagatagaattgacCTCATAATAGATCAAGTTTCAACCTTTTGGTCGGAGAGGCTatcttcttcaataatctcaagtacattaacaacaacagagaacatcaaaatcaagttgagaataGTCTTATAATATGATCCCCAACGTGTATCACCAAGGTGTTTAAGAtttgtctcttgattcaaaCCTTGCCCACTTCTACGTACACCATTCTCTAagtcttttttaattttggcaaattgtGCATCTCGAAGAGCATCTCGTCTCTTACAAGAGCCTCCAACAGcagttactaaattactaaccacataaaaaaattcagcaatgttaatgtgaattttagcaacggcaacaagtgtcaattgaagttgatgagcaaaacaatggacataaaatgctgacttattctctttcaaaattaaagttttgagaccATTGATATCACCTTGCATATTACTAGCCCCGTCATAACCTTACCCACGTAGGTTCaataaactcaaattatgttcaCAAAATAAACATTTAATAGCATATTTGAGTGACAAAGCGGTGGTACTTGCTACATGTACAGCACCAAGGAACCGCTctataataattcattttttgttcaCATAACAAAGAACGAGAGTCATTTGTTCTTTCACTGAGAGTTCTTTCACTGAGATATCACATGactcatcaactaatattgaaaagaacccaTTGTCAAGATCCTTGATGATGACTTTGGATGTTTCACATGCAATTGCATTCACAATGTTTTTTTGAATATCAGAGTGGGTAAGCTTGCAATTTTTCGGAGCATTTTGCAACACTTCTTTGAGAGATTCATTGTGATCCCccaaaaattgtagaagctCAAGAAAATTTCCTTTATCACTTGAACCTTGAGATTCATCGTGACCACAAAAAGCTAATCCTCGGCATAAAAAGAATCTTATGCAATcaactattgcatttaattgaacccgatattcaaatttttcttgatttgattgcttgacaAAAATACTTTGAATGTGTTGCTTTTCATTTAGTAGATCTTCACCCTTCTTGACAGCTTGGTTATGAGCACTATTAACTCCTCCAACATGGGACTCTAACTTCACAAGCTGATtccaaagtttgaatccctttgTTACAAAAGTCTCACCTCCTCCTTGCTTACCAACATCTTGCCCAAATAGgtagcaataaaaacaaaatgctgcATCCTTATCTATACTATCCAACCATTTTCTACCTACATACCACTCGGATATAAATTGACGAGGCTTTCCAGAAAAATTTGATAAAGGGAAATCATGAGCAGGTTGACAAGGGCCTTTTGTTAAATAATgtcttcttatttcatcatgattattagGATGATAAGATGATATCTTTTGTCGTAGCCCAGGATCTGAAAGaagattttctaagttaaagtcaACACGAATTCGCTTAGAAGATGAAGGTGAATCTTGCACAGGAGATGAATCTTGCATAGGAGATGAATCTTGGGTAtgtggttttcttatcaaatatttgtccataattctagcaaaagaataaacaataaactataagttcatttgaaatattaataaaattattaattattgttgtttagttgtttcattaatttgtttgtcttttataaactataatttgttatattgttgttttattaattataaaattattaattattgtttagcttaacataatttattttgtttttcttttataatgtattggttaattatgctgctttaattattgttgtttagcctaacaatAAACTCTAttgctttaatttatttgtcattaattatattactttaatttgttatattggtTACACTAAAAGAACCACTAATGTGCACATTACACATTACTGTGCAGCACAGTAATTAAAGCAAAGCAATATAATGTGCAGCCCGACCCTCCCATGTGCCCATCTACCCCCACCCCACTCAACACACAACACAAGCACGCCTGATGCCCCTGccaatcaaaaaatttcacaacactaaaagacaattaatataGAGACGGAGACCAACACACTACacacacaccaacaccaacatcAACACCAACGGATAAGATAAAATGATAAACTCATaaaagccaaattcaaaaagtcaaaaatagacaaaaaattaataaagttaaagACTTAAAGATAAAGTTCGGCCAAAATGAGCCAATCACAGACAGACTCACAGTTCAAGAATCAAAAgagtaaagagagagagttagtcttattaatgataaagaataaagagagagCGAGAGTTTAATTCattcataattttcatttcattcagagagagagagagagagagactgagagaaaaagagagagaagtacCTTGAGGGAGGGACGACGACGATGAGGGTTAGCGACGAGTGACGACGATGCCGCGTAGGGGCGAGTGAGCAAGCTGTGTCGTCAACGACGCGGAGGCCGGAGGGGCGAGCGAGCGACAACGACGATCTGGACCGATCAGATCTTCGACGAGCGAGCTGTGACCGATCCGATCTCCGTCTGTTGGCTTGAGCTTAAGCGGCGTTGCTTTGACTGAGGGACTGAGTTTAGGTTTGCTAtaggtttcttttcttttttcttttggataatgCCTTTAGTGATTTCTGATTTAGACCTTGAGGGACTGATTGACTGAGGCGTTGctctgtgtttttattttttattttttggagaatcCGTGGGTTTGCTACGCCTACCTCTGTAATCTGTTGGGCTTGCCATGGGCTTgcctctgttacaatttttttttttttttttatagattttagttcaaaattttttttgggcttttttttttggcttgaaagtagaacatatatatatatatatataaatttttttttttaatttgagggtgttcctactataaagcaaatataaaaaatttaaaaaaaaaaattcagattttttttttcgggtcagggtgttcctaggaacaccctgacttgcACGTAGCGTCGCCTCTGTAAACATCCCTTTCTTTTGGTGCATCCAGATCATAAGATCCTCCACATATCTTCAGTTGAGTTGTATTCTACATATAGCTTTGGCATCTTCTTTCTTAAACATATCCATGATAAATTCAGCCCTCCATGCATGTAAGTCTTGATCAATTAATTCAGCAACAGTAACTTCTCAAACTTCATCCTTAACTAGATGCAAAAGCGCATTAGTTGGATAATTCGGTATCCATTTATCCCCTATAGTCCGAATTGAATGGTCATTCCCAACTCTCTAACAACACCTAGGCTTCAAGATAGGTAAAGCAGTCACAATACTCTTCCAAACAAATGAACAATTTGGGGACTCCTTAGCATCAAAGAGATGAGTTCTTGGGAAATATCTAGCTTTGAGGCATTAATATACTAAAGAATTATTATCATGCAGCCACCTCTACCCTTGTTTAGCTAACATAGCTAAATTAAAAGCCCTTAAATCCCTAAAACCCATTCATCCCTCCTTCTTAGATAGCGTCAATTTTTCCCATCTTTGccaatgaattttcctttcATTCCCCACCTGTCCTCACCAAAATTTAGCACACATTGCATCCAGTTCATCACATAGTTTCAAAGGGAGTTGGAAAACACTCATGGAGTAAGTAAGAATAGACTGAGCAAATGCTTTAATAAGAATTTCCTTACTGGCCTTAGACAACATCTTCCCCTTCCATCCCTGTAGTTTTTTCCATATCCTATCCTTCAAGTATGAGAACGTGTGATACTTTGTTCTCTCTACTAAGGTAGGCAGCCCCAAATGAGACTCAAATCGGTTCACTTCTTGCACTCCCAAGATCCTCAGAGCATCTTGCTTCTGACCAGTTGAAGTATTGCTGTTGAAAAAGATCGAAGACTTCTCCAAATTTATGCATTGTCCCGAGGCATTGGCATAGGTCTGAAGTACCTCAGAGACTACCCCCACCTCATTTTGTGTTACCTTGCAGAACAAAAGGGAATCATTTGCAAACAATAAGTTAGAAACTTTCGGAGCCCCTCTGCAAATAGAAGCACCATGAATTTTCCCATCAGTCTCTGCTTTTGCCAACAAAGATGTAAATCCTTTTGCATATAACAGAAATAAGTATGGTGAGAGAGGATCTCCTTGACGGATTCCCTTGGATGGAGTCACATTCCCATAAGGTTTTCCATTGAGTAGAATAGAGAAAGATGTGgtggtgacacatgtcatcaCTCTCTCAATCCACTTTTCTGGAAAACCCAACTTCTGCATAATGCCTTGTAAGAATATCTATTCCACTTGATCATATGCTTTGCTAACATTCAACTTCAAAGCCAAAAAACTTGTTTTGCCTTTCTTCCTAGCATGCATAGAATGCAAAGCCTCATATGCCACAATAACATTATTTGTAATAAGTCGA
This genomic stretch from Castanea sativa cultivar Marrone di Chiusa Pesio chromosome 9, ASM4071231v1 harbors:
- the LOC142608964 gene encoding uncharacterized protein LOC142608964, whose amino-acid sequence is MQDSSPVQDSPSSSKRIRVDFNLENLLSDPGLRQKISSYHPNNHDEIRRHYLTKGPCQPAHDFPLSNFSGKPRQFISEWYVGRKWLDSIDKDAAFCFYCYLFGQDVGKQGGGETFVTKGFKLWNQLVKLESHVGGVNSAHNQAVKKGEDLLNEKQHIQRLAFCGHDESQGSSDKGNFLELLQFLGDHNESLKEVLQNAPKNCKLTHSDIQKNIVNAIACETSKVIIKDLDNGNLVTAVGGSCKRRDALRDAQFAKIKKDLENGVRRSGQVSGRPRRNTQQNTNLHHYLVELFYTVIDMQLQELNNRFSEVNTDLLLCMACLNPSNSFVAFHKEVRLAKFYPSDFLGTNILALDSQLQNYIFDMHSNDFFLEFQGVRKLAEKLVSTRKHETYPLVYLLVKLALTLPVATATVERSFSGMKYIKNEMRNRMGDQWMNDCLVVFGFGAVIRNKKGEIIAAMAAKGPEVFCSEEAELLACRKAIEFAIDAGFSELVIEGDNGSVMKAISATQDDHSMLGNVIWDIHHLIGNLQWVMIECTKRGRNRVAHELTQFARNISHDLFWMEDVPPIVREALYQDSNFSI